A segment of the bacterium genome:
TACTTGCGTAAACGTCAACGTCAACCGCATATTGTCCGGAATTATTTTGCTGGAGAAAGCGTACACTATGCAATGGAAAATTATTAATGTATTTAGTGGTCTTGGTAATAAGTTATGTGTATTCCGGCCCAAAACTGCCACCCGTTCCGGTGAAGGTTGCCACTGATTCCGGGCGAAAACTGCCACCCCTTCCGGCTGAAACCTGCCACCTGACCCCCACCTTGCCCGAACTTCACACTTTCTTCTGTTGATGGTGAACGCTTATCTTCCTCCTTTTTGCCAGTCGCATAACTGCTTAGGGAGGAAGTGCCATGCCAATGAGGAGAATCGCTATGGAAAAAGTCCGCGAAATCCTTCGGCTCAAAGAGCAATGTCGGTTGACCCAGCGTGCGATCGCACGCGCGCTGAATGTTTCCCGCCCCGTGGTCAAACACTATCTCGCACGACTCGCAGCCGCCGGCGTCGATTATGCCGCCCTGGATGCCATGAGCGATGACACCGTGATGACCATTCTGGAAGGCGGTCCAGAATTCACCTCGGAACGCTATCAGTTGCTGCACCCAAAGTTCGCAGCGTTCGCCACAGAACTCAAATCTCCCGGC
Coding sequences within it:
- a CDS encoding winged helix-turn-helix domain-containing protein, whose product is MEKVREILRLKEQCRLTQRAIARALNVSRPVVKHYLARLAAAGVDYAALDAMSDDTVMTILEGGPEFTSERYQLLHPKFAAFATELKSPG